The region GCTGCACCTCGTCGACGAGCTGAGCGAAGATCGTCAAGTGGGCCTCCAGCCCGTATGCGCTCGGCCGCGCCGCCCAGACTCGGAGCTGGCCCGCATCGATCCAGCGCCGCAGGTCGAGACCCACCGAGCGCATGTTGCGCACGTACTGGTCGGGCGACTCCTCGAACAGAACCAGCAGCGCCCGTTCACCGCGCGCACGCCGCGTCGATGAGATGCGCTCCCAGCGTCGTCTTGCCGGTACCCGCGCCGCCGCTGACGAGGACGGTCGACCCGCGGAAGGGGCCACCACCGAGCATGTGATCCAGGCGCGGCACACCCGTCGACAGTCGCTCCTCGGAGACGCTGTAGTCGAGACGCACCGAGGTACTCGGCAGCACCGTGAAGCCGCGCGCGGAGATCAGGAACGGGTACTCGTTGGTCTCGTGCGCCGATCCGCGGTATTTGACGATGCGCAGGATGCGCGTCGCGACCTCCTCGCGCACCCGCTGGTCCAGCACGATCACACAGTCCGACACGTACTCCTCGATGCCGTGGCGGGTGAGCCCGTCGCCGCGCTCGCCGGTCACGATCGCCGTCACGGCCCGCTCCTCGAGCCAGGTGAACAAGCGGCGGAGTTCGGCTCGGACGATCGACTGCTTCTCGAAAGCGTCGAAGAGGACCTCGATCGTGTCGAGGACGACGCGCTTGGCGCCGATTCGCTCGATCGAGTCGGCGAGAAGCAGGAACACCGGCTCCAGATCGAACTCACCCGCTTCGGCGAAATCGAACGGATCCACCCGGAAGGAGTCCGTGACCAGGAGGTGGTCGCGCTGCAACGTGTCGAGGTCGAAGCCCAGCGACGCGACGTTGGCGCTGACCTTCGCCGCCGACTCCTCGAACGTCAGCAGTACCCCGGGTTCGCCGTAGTCGCGCGCGCCGCAGACGAGAAACTGCAGGGCCAGCAGCGTCTTACCCGTTCCGGTGCCCCCGGTGACCAGTGTCGTCCTGCCCCGCGGGAGTCCACCACGGGTGATCTCGTCCAGGCCCCGGATCCCGCTAGGGGCCTTCTGAAGACCGACGCTGACCTCGGCAGTCGCCGGAACAGGTTGTGCGCGAGCGTGACTCGAAGGTGTCACTACTGACCCCCAATTCGTCAGGCGCCCGGTGCCATCGTATGCGAGCGCCGTCGCCCTGACGATGGTCCAACGGCACCATCGTCAGGGGTCTTTCGCATCCAGAACGACCAGCCCGTCCGGCGGACAGTAGGGGAGTGAGCGGGTTCGGAGTAGGCGTGGGTGAACTGCCCGTCAACGTCCGCGGTGTGGCAGCGGCGTCCGTCGACGCCAGTTACCAGATCGCCGCGGCCGCCGGGGCCGACTCGTTCTGGCTGGCCGATCACCTCAACTCACCGTATCCGCGGGCGGTCGCGTCGACCCAGTACGTCGGAGCGGCGCGCCTGATGCCCGATATCGACGCCTACCTGGAGCCATGGACCACGCTGGGTCGTACGGCAGGCCGGCATCGCATCCGCCGGTTACGACTCGGCATCGGCGTCACCGACACCGGCCGTCGTAACCCCGCGGTCACCGCGCAAGCGGTCGCGACACTGCACCTGCTCACCCGCGGACGTGCCATCCTGGGCCTCGGCACTGGGGAGCGGGAAGGCAATGAGCCCTACGGCGTCGACTGGTCTCGACCGGTCACCCGATTCGAGGAGGGGCTGGCCACCATCCGGGCGTTGTGGGATTCGAAAGGCGCACTGGTGACCAGGGATTCGCCGTTCTTCCCGTTGCACAACGCGGTGTTCACGCTGCCGCCGTACCGGGGAAGGTGGCCGGAGATCTGGATCGCGTCACATGCACCACGAATGTTGCGGATCACCGGCCGTCATGCCGACGCCTGGTTTCCCGTGCTGCTGTTCCGGCCGCAAGACTATGCGGCCGGCCTCGACGCCGTCCGATCGGCGGCATCCGACGCCGGCCGCGACCCCGCGGCGATCCGTCCCGCGACGCTGTTCTTCGCGATGACCGGCCGCAGCCGTGATGAGATCGACGAAGCGCTGGCAGGTCCGTTCGCCAAGGCCGCCGCGCTCAATCTGCCGGGCGAGGTGTGGGCCCGCCACGGCGTCGCGCACCCGATGGGGCCGAAAGCATCGGGACTACAGGATCTTCTGCCGCAGGCGTTGGACGAGCAGACCGTCCTGGCGATGACCAAGGATGTCCCGGCGGCTCTGTTGAAGGAGTCCATCCTCACCGGAACGCCGGCGGAGGTGATCGAGCAGGTCGCCGTCTGGCGTGATCACGGGCTCCGCTACGCGGTGGTGTGCAACGCCAGTGCGATGCAGCCGAGCCTGTATCGCGGCCTGGCGGCGACGCTGCCCTTCGCGTCGATCATCCGCCGGCTCCGCAGACTCTGAAGGGCGTCAGTAGTCCCAGACCGTCGGGACGAAGCGGAAGGCATCGCCGGCGACGGCCACCCGGCAGACCGACGGGAACGACAGGTGAGTGGCCACCAGCGATTCACCGGTCGCCGCCATCTCCCGCAGGAGTCGGACCCGGACGCGCGCCGCTTCCTCGGGGTCGTGTTCGAATCCGTTGTGCCACTGAGGATTCTCGAATCCCGGTTGGAACACCGCGTCGCCGGCGAACGTCAGCCGCTGGCCGCCGGACTCCACGCGCACGATGCTGTGCCCGGGGGTGTGACCGCCGGTGCGGCAGACCCGAACACCCGGCGCCACCTCGTACTCCGTCTCGAACGGCCGCAACTGGCTGCGATACACCTCCAGGAACCGCGAGGCGGTGGTGCGCAGAACATCGGGAATCGGGGCCGGCATGACGGTCCGGGAGAAATCAGGAGATGACCAGAACTCGGCCTCGGCGCTCGCCAGGTGGATTCGCAGGTCCGGACGCATCCGGCCTCTCAGCCCGTCAGCGAGCAGACCGCCGACGTGGTCCATGTGCAGGTGGGTGAGCACCACGTCGGTCACCGCGGCAGGTGCGATGCCCGCAGCCTGAAGGCGCATCGCCAGCTGCCCCGCCCGCGGGAAGCCCGGGAATTCCAGGCCCAGCCCGGAATCGATCAGGATGGTCTGGTCGCCGCTGCGGACCACAGCCACGTTCAGCGGCCAGTCGAGTACCTCGGGCGGCAGGAACATGTCCTCCAGCCACGCCGCCAGGTCGGCGGCATCGGCATTGGTCGCCAGCGTCGATGCGGTGATCGGCAGCACCCCGTCGCTGATCACCAGCACTTCGATGTCACCGACGCGCTGTGCGTAGCGCGAGGGGACCAGTTCGTCGACCACGGTCATGTTCTTCTCCTTCTGAGAGCTTCTCCGAGGACAGGAAACCTCCTGTCTTCCCGGTGGAACACGTCGCGGTGCTCAGACTCATCCGGTGATCACCGCCTTTTCTCGGCGGTGTGGATGTCCTCAGGACAGGAGCTCGTCCGTCGGCGACACTGTTGGTGTGTCGACGTCCAAGCTCAGCGGGGGCTTGCGGCAACGGAAGAAGGCGCAAACGCGGCTGGCGATTCGCCGTGAAGCTTTCCGGTTGTTCGACGAGCGAGGATTCGCCGACACCACGGTCGAGCAGATCGCCGCGGCGGCCGACATCTCTCCGCGCACCTTCTACCGCTATTTCAACGCCAAAGAGGCGGTGTTGATTTGCGATCAGAGCGGGCCGATCGTGGACGCGATGTTGAAGGCGCCGCGCGATCTGTCACCGGTCGCCGCCTACCGCCACGCAGTAAACGCCTACTTCGGGAGCCTCACCGACGAAGAGCGCGAGGATGCGATCATCGGTCAGCACATGTTGTACTCCGTGCCGGAAGCGCGCGGCTTGCTGTACTCCGAGTACGTGCACATGATCGATCTGATGGCCGACGCGCTCGTCGTGCGACCGAAGGCGCCCTCCGACGCCGCCGAGTGCCGGGTCATCGCCGGAGCCATCGTCGGGGTGCTGATGGCCGCTTCGGACAACACCCCTTTGCCCGAGGATGCGCTCGCGCGCAGCCTGGACATCTTGGCGGAGAAGTTGCACCGGTGACACCGAGCGACGAAGCAGTGCAGGGCGAACTCCTGGGCCCCGTGACCTAAGGCCCTGTCGGGCGGCTCGTCCGCGGGTAACGCTCGAATCGTGACGAACGACATCGCAGTGGCCTGCCGGGGGCTGACCAAGGATTACGGCGGTGGTCACGGCGTCTGCGACCTCAACTTGGATGTGCCGCGCGGCGAGATCTTCGGATTGATCGGCCCCAACGGTGCGGGAAAGACCACGCTGATCCGGCTCTTGATGGACTTCATCCGACCCGATCGCGGCGCCGCGACCCTGCTCGGCATGGACACACACCGGGATAGCGTCGAACTCAAGCGCAGAATCGGGTACTTGCCAGGGGAGCTGATGCAGTGGCCGAAGGTCAGCGCGGGATATGTGATCGGATTGCTGGCCGGCCTACGCGGCGGGGTCGACGAAGGCTACATCGAGTCTCTGGCCGAACGTCTCCGACTCGATCTCGCTCGCCACTACGAGGACCTGTCACATGGCAACAAGCAGAAAGTCGGACTGTTGCAGGCGTTCATGGCCCGTCCCGAGCTGTTGATCTTGGATGAGCCCACTCTGGGCCTGGATCCGTTGATGCAGAGGGAGTTTCGCCTCCTGATCGACGAGGCGGCCGAGGCGGGGGCGACAGTCCTCCTGTCGTCTCATGTGCTGGCCGAGGTTGAATTGGTCTGCGACAGAATCGCTTTGATACACGATGGCCGGTTGCTCGAGGTCGGTTCTCTCGACGAGCTGCGCGCGATGCGCGTCCACCGGATCGAGGCGGTTTTCACCGGAGCCCTCGACGTCGCCGGGCTCGACCGGCTTCCGCGGGTGAGCGAAGCGGCGATCAGCGACCACCGTCTGACCTGCTCGGTGCAGGGCTCCGTCACTCCGCTTCTCGAACGCCTCGCGGCGGCAAATGTCGTCGAACTGGACAGTCGCGAGATATCGCTCGAGGAGGTTTTCGTCCGTGCGGTGGCCAATGAGTCCAGCGCAGCGGCTCATCGCTGACACGATTCGGGAACGCCGGCGCGGTGCGATCATTTGGATCCTCGGCGGCGCGGCCGTGATGGTCGTCATGGCATTGGCGTTGGAGAGCGAACTGGCGCGCTTCGAGGGCGGTCGCGAGGCGCTGGCGGCCAGTGTGCAGGCCGGAGCTGAAGCGATGCGGCTGCTGCGGTGGCCCGCCGAACGCCTGGACACTCTCGGCGGCTATATCACGTACCACAACGTCACCCTGTTCGCGTATTTCCTGAGCGTTTACGCGCTTGTTCAGGGGTGCCGCGCAATTCGAGGGGCCGAGACCACCCAGGTGCTCGAACCGGTCCTGGCCACCGGCCGACCGCGTACGGCCGTTCTCCTAGAGCGGGCGATCGGCTTCGGCATCGTGTTGCTCACGATCGCGGTCGGGCTAGGGGCGGGTCTGACCTTGGCCATGGCGATGGGCGGCGAGCCGAATGCGGTCGGGTCATTTCTCACCGCCGTCGCGTGCGGGATCTGCGCCTTCGTCGCCTATGCGTTGGGGGTTGCGGTGTCGCAGCTGATCGGAACGGCTCGCTCGGCGGCCGGCGTGGTCGCGTTGGCCGTGACGGTGCTGTACCTATTGACGAATATCTGGGACCGGATCGGCGCCCTCGGTGTCATCCGGTTCGTCTCACCCTTCTACTATTTCGGCCAATCGCGGGCGCTGGTACCGGGTCACGGGTTCAGCATTTCCGCCGCGGTGACGTCGCTTGCGATGTCGGTGGCACTGCTTGGGTTGGCGGCGTGGGCTTTTGAGCGGCGTGATGTCGGCGCGCCACTCTGGGTGCGCCGGCCAGGACCGCTTGCTCTGCCCACGCGCGTGCAACGACCGGCGCTCCGGCGGCTGTGGTCGGCGATCCTGTTGCGCGAGCGGACAGGCCTGCTGGTGTGGGTGATCTCCGCCGGTTTCGGGATGGGTCTGATGGCCTGGCTGGAGCCCAACGTCATCGACGTGTGGAGCAAGTTCGGCTTCACCAAGAACCTCAGCGCTATCGATCCACGGTTCAGCCCTACCGACCAGTATCTGTCTTTCGCCGCCGAGATCCTCGCCCCCATCCTCGCGGCTTTGGTCGTCACGCGGGCTGCGGCCTGGATCGCCGACCTGGACCAGGGCCGTGTCGAGATCATCCTCTCGACACCGCTGTCCTGGGCCCGACTGGTCGCCCAGCGTCTGATCGCGCTGCTCGTCGAGGCGGCGCTGGTCATCGTGGGTGCGGTCGCCGGACTCGTCATCGTTGCGGTCGCGGTCGGGGCAAATGTCCGAATTGTCGGCGTGCTGCGGCTCGCCGCAACGACGTATCTGTTGGCGGTGGCTCTCGGCGCGCTGGCCGCGCTGTTGGTCGCCTGGCTGCGGACGAATGTCGCGGTCACGGCGATGTCGATTCTGTTCGGCGCCTCCTATGTGTTCCTGCTACTGGTCCTGTTGTTCGGTTGGCCGGACTGGTTGGCGAAGCTGTCGCTGTTCGGCGCGATCGGTCATCCCTACCTCCGCGCCCCGCCCGTCGAGGGCCTGGTATTCCTGGCCGTGCTCGCCATCGTGAGTGCGGCAGCAGCCGCCGCGGTCGCGCAGCGGTCACCGAAGGTGAGATGAGCGTCGGTTCCGTGGGAGTGGTGACGACTTGGCTCGGTCAGGGGACTTCCGGCTCTACTTCGCGCGCGTCTCGCGCGCTTAACCTTCCGGCAGGTTGCAGACGAACTTCTGGAAGCAGGGGTTGTGAGGATGCTTGGAACCTTGTCGGTCCTGGCGGTCGTCGCGGCGGGCCTCGCTACAGCAGCGGCCGTCAGCGCAGCGCCGGCTCAGTTCGAGCTGACCAGTCCCGCTTTCGCCGACAACAGTCAGATTCCGGCGGAGTTCTCCTGCCACGGCCGCAACGTGCCACCACCCCTCCAATGGCAGAACGCGCCGCAAGGAACCCAGTCACTGGCGCTGGTCGTCGATGATCCAGACGCCGTGGGTGGCCTCTACATCCACTGGGTGGTCTCCGGGATACCGCCGTCGGCAACCGGGATGGTGGACGGCGTTCTCCCGGAGGGAGCGCACGTCAGCGCGAATTCCGGGGGTTCGGCAACCTACCTCGGTCCATGTCCACCCGCCGGTACGGGGGTGCATCACTACCGCTTCCAGTTGTTCGCCCTGAAAAACTCGTTGACGTTGACACCGGCGACACCGGCGCGTACTGCGGTTCAGACGATCACCGGCGCAGCGCTCGCCGTCGCGTCCACGGTTGGCCTGTTCGGCGCTTGAGGCGTAGTCGGATGCCCCTCACCCGAGGGCGCCGACGTTGATCGATCCGAGCGCGGCTCACAGTGCGCGCTGCGGAGGCTGGGACTTAAGCCCCTATCACCCCCCGAGGTGTCCAAGAAGACTTCGTGGGGATAGGCGAGGAGGGCGTCTGGTGGGCGATGGCGATCAAGTCGCCTCAGTTGATCAGTTGCTTGATCGGGCGGTGGCCGCGATCAATCGGGGCGACCAGGCAACCGCCGCCACCCTCGCGGGTCAGGTGCTCGCCGTCGACCGCGGGAACCCGGAGGCCGAGGATTTACTTACCCCGCCGCCGAGCGGGGGCGAGATCCGGCGTCTGACAATTCTTTTCGTAGATCTCGTCGATTCGACCGTGATGTCGACAACGCTCGAGCCGGAAACCTGTCGAACGATCGTGGGTCGCTACCACGACTTGGTACACGCGGTCGTAGAGCGTTACGCCGGACACATCTGTTCGACCAAAGGGGACGGTCTACTGGCGGTGTTCGGTCATCCGGAAGCCCATGAAGACGACGCTCACCGCGCAGTCCTGGCTGCACTCGAGATCAACCGTGAAGTCACCCGACTCAGCGAGCAGGCCAAGCGCCGATTCGGGGTTGGCATCGCCGCCCGCGTGGGAGTGCATCGCGGACTGGTCTACCTCGACATCGAACGAGATGACATCTTCGGGATGGCGGCCAACGTGGCGCAACGGGTGTCGACGCTCGCGCCGTCGGGTGCGGTGGTGGTCTCGGATGCGGTCGTTCCACTGCTCGGTGAGGTGTTCGAGTTGCAGGAGCGACCGCCTGTTTCGGTCAAGGGTGTCGCCACGCCGATCGCCCATCACCTCGTCCTCGGTGAGCGGGCCGACGCCGCGCGGGTAGGTGCGGGCCGAGGCCCGCTGGTGGGGCGGGAACGCGAACTGACGCGCCTCGAGAACTCCTGGCGCCGTGCACAAGAAGGCACACTGCGGCTGCCGGGAGTGGTGTTTCGCGGTGAGCCTGGCATCGGTAAGTCCCGGCTGGCGGCCGCGGCCGTAGAGAGGGTGGAGGCATCGGGTGCGGTGGTACTCGAGCTGATCGGATCACCTCTGCACACCGACGCAGGTCTGTACCCCGTGCGCACGCTGTTGGAGCGGCGCTGCGGCATCGATCGCACCGCCGGCCCGGCGGAGCGACTGCGACTGGTTCGGGCGGAGGCGGCGGCCCAGGGCCTCAATCCGTTACGGATGGTCTCATTGCTGGCGCCGGTCCTGGGCATTCCCGCCGATGCCGGTTATGCACCTGTGCGGGCCGAGGGCCGACGGCTCTACGACCTGATCACCACCGCGGTCGAGGAGTATCTGCTTGCCTGCTTCGGCAGAGGCGCGGGACTCGTGATCGCCGAGGACGTCCAATGGTTCGATCCATCCACGCTGGAGGTGCTGGGGCGGCTGCTGGAGGCAGGTGAAGGGCGGCTCCTCGTCGTCATCACGGGACAGGAGGGAACCTGGCTACCACCGGGTTGGCCGGTCAAGGTGTTCGATCTCGAACCGTTGACCGACGAAGAGATCGACACACTGATCACCGCGCTCAATCCGCGGTTGTCGCCGCAGGATCGTGCCGCCGTGCGCGACCGCGGCGACGGCATCCCGTTCTACATCGAGCAGATCCTGCAGTCGGTCGGCGATCAGCGAGGACGGACCGAAGTCCCTGATGCGTTGTATGAACCGCTGCTCGCCCGACTGCACGCAAGTGCCAACGCGGTACCGGTCGTCGAGGCTGCGGCCGTCATCGGCCGCCGATTCGATCGCGGCCTGCTGTGCGCGATCTGCACCCAGAGCAGAGACGAGATCGACGATGTCCTCGACCAGCTCGAGGACGCACTCGTGATCGAACCGACCGGAACCGACAGCTGGCGGTTTCGGGGCAACCTGCTGCACGAGGTCGCCTGCGAACTGGCCCCGGCCAGCGTGCGAAAGATGTTGCACAGCAAGGCCGCCGATGCACTTGTACGCGGTTCGGTGGGCGGTGACCCGGACTGGCGGCTGGTGGCCGGCCACTACGAGCAAGGCGAGCGTTTCGACGACGCGATATCAGCCTATCGGCAGGCGTCGGCCGCCGCACGCCGTCGCGGCGCGCTGGCGGAGGCGCGCACGTATCTGACCCTCGCCATCGCCCAACTCGAGCACATCGCGCCCGGGCCGGGACGCGACCGGCGCGAAATAGGGCTGCGGCTGGAGCGAGGACTACTCGCGGCCGCCATCGAAGGAAATCAAAACCCGACTGCCGTCGATGATCTCGAACGCTGTCTGCAACTCGGCGGGACAGATCTGCACGACGACGAGCTCGTCGCGACGATGGTCGCCCTCATGGTCTACTACTTCACCCGAGCCGATCTGAACCGTGTGGTTCGGGTGCTGGAGTCGCTACGCACCGGCTTCAAGCAGGGAAAGCAGTGGTTGGGTCCGGTCATCGAGGCATCGTTCGGTGTGCTGGAGTGGTTTCGCGGCGAGTTCGACGCCTCTGCCGTCCACTTGGGGCACGGCACGCCCGAACTGCTGTCGACCACGCAGCTCGAGATCATGTGGTACCAACCGAACGACCCCATCACCACGGCACGCCTCCACCTGGCCATGGCGAGGTTCGTGCACGGTGACATGAAGGGCGCCGAAGAGCAGCTCGCCCAGGAGGCTCGCCGGCTCGGCGAGCTCGGGTTCCCGCAGGGCCGGTTCAGCGCTGCCTTCGCCGACTTCGTCGAGATATGGATGCGGATCGAAGCCGGCCAACTTCACCGGGCCGGGGTGCTCGCCGCGGACCTGATCGATCAGGCCGAACAGCACGGCTTTGACGCGTGGAGGCTTTGGGGCCATGTCCAACTCGCAGCCGTCAATGCTGCCGCGGCGATGGATGGCCATGACACCGCCGAGTTGTCTGCGCACATCGCCGGCATGACCAAGCTGGTCGATGTCTTGGGCAGGGCCGGACTCAACGCCTACCTCACGTTCTTCGACGGTGTCCTCGGCCGATTGCTGACGGCCGCCGGCCAACTCGATCGGGCCCGCGATCGGTTCGGCACCGCGCTCGCGCGTGCCGAAGAGTCCGGGATGCATTTCTACGACGCCGAACTGTTGCGGCTGCGCGCCGCCACCCACGCCAGCCCCGCCGCCGGCCAAGAAGACGTGAGCGCCGCGCTGGAACTCGCGCGCCGCCAGGGCGCGACGCTGTTCGAATTGAGGGCGGCGCTGGATGATTTCGATCGGCGCGGAGAGCCTGCGCGCGCCTCGGTCCTCGGCGCTGTCAGCCGCTTCCCTGCCGACAGCCTCTGCCCGGAAGTGCGACGAGCCGAGGCGATTGTCCACTGCGTCGAGTGAGCAGGTTTCGCGAACGGGCCATCGCAGACGTCGGAGTCTAGATCTTGCCGCCCGGGAACATCGTTTTCACGGCCTGAGTGACGGTCGCGCGGGCGGCTTCGGCATCACTGGGATCCAGGGAGCTGATGGCCATCACGTAGCGGCGGTCGGGACCGATCACACCGGTGGACACGTGCAACTGGGCGGCGCCGTTCCAGCAGCAGAACCAGCCCTGCTTGACCGCCACAGGCTCGGCATAGAGACCGTCGGGGATGCCGAACCGCTGCGGGTATCCGTCGGTCCCCGTCGGTGTGGAGTGCGCGAGGTCGTCCATGATCACGTTGGCCTGCTCGGCCGGAAGGCCACCGGTGCCGTCCAACAGCTTGGCGTAGTAGCGGACGAGATCGCTTGCGGTGCTCTGCGTGACGTCCCAGTGTCCGTTGTCGGGCGCTGTGGTGCCGGTCAATCCGTACCGCGCCACGACGCGGTCGATGATGGCGTCTCCACCGCTTCGGTCCCAGAAGGTCTGAGCCGCGCCGTCATCGGAGGAGCGCAGCATGGTGTCGAGCGCCTGACGTTCGGCGGCTGAGAGTTTCGTCGCGCCTTGGGACTCCTGCAGGAGCAGGTCGTCGGCGATGAAGAGCTTCACCACCGACGCGATCGGAAACGGCGTGTCGATTCCGTTGGAGACGACCTGGCCGGTGGCGCGGTCCAGGACGACGGCTTCGATGTCGGCACCGGAGGATGCCGCGTCGGCGGTGGCCTGGCGGGTGCGGGCGTCGAGTCCGTCGAACGACGCCGCGGGCTGAGTGGGCGCGGCTTCGGGTAGCGCCGATGTCGGAGGCTCCTGGGTGACCACTGCTGCGTGAGGGCTGTCTCCGTCAACCGGCGGCGCACCACGGACCTG is a window of Mycolicibacterium chubuense NBB4 DNA encoding:
- a CDS encoding ATPase domain-containing protein, with amino-acid sequence MTPSSHARAQPVPATAEVSVGLQKAPSGIRGLDEITRGGLPRGRTTLVTGGTGTGKTLLALQFLVCGARDYGEPGVLLTFEESAAKVSANVASLGFDLDTLQRDHLLVTDSFRVDPFDFAEAGEFDLEPVFLLLADSIERIGAKRVVLDTIEVLFDAFEKQSIVRAELRRLFTWLEERAVTAIVTGERGDGLTRHGIEEYVSDCVIVLDQRVREEVATRILRIVKYRGSAHETNEYPFLISARGFTVLPSTSVRLDYSVSEERLSTGVPRLDHMLGGGPFRGSTVLVSGGAGTGKTTLGAHLIDAACAR
- a CDS encoding LLM class flavin-dependent oxidoreductase, yielding MSGFGVGVGELPVNVRGVAAASVDASYQIAAAAGADSFWLADHLNSPYPRAVASTQYVGAARLMPDIDAYLEPWTTLGRTAGRHRIRRLRLGIGVTDTGRRNPAVTAQAVATLHLLTRGRAILGLGTGEREGNEPYGVDWSRPVTRFEEGLATIRALWDSKGALVTRDSPFFPLHNAVFTLPPYRGRWPEIWIASHAPRMLRITGRHADAWFPVLLFRPQDYAAGLDAVRSAASDAGRDPAAIRPATLFFAMTGRSRDEIDEALAGPFAKAAALNLPGEVWARHGVAHPMGPKASGLQDLLPQALDEQTVLAMTKDVPAALLKESILTGTPAEVIEQVAVWRDHGLRYAVVCNASAMQPSLYRGLAATLPFASIIRRLRRL
- a CDS encoding MBL fold metallo-hydrolase, translated to MTVVDELVPSRYAQRVGDIEVLVISDGVLPITASTLATNADAADLAAWLEDMFLPPEVLDWPLNVAVVRSGDQTILIDSGLGLEFPGFPRAGQLAMRLQAAGIAPAAVTDVVLTHLHMDHVGGLLADGLRGRMRPDLRIHLASAEAEFWSSPDFSRTVMPAPIPDVLRTTASRFLEVYRSQLRPFETEYEVAPGVRVCRTGGHTPGHSIVRVESGGQRLTFAGDAVFQPGFENPQWHNGFEHDPEEAARVRVRLLREMAATGESLVATHLSFPSVCRVAVAGDAFRFVPTVWDY
- a CDS encoding TetR/AcrR family transcriptional regulator, which codes for MSTSKLSGGLRQRKKAQTRLAIRREAFRLFDERGFADTTVEQIAAAADISPRTFYRYFNAKEAVLICDQSGPIVDAMLKAPRDLSPVAAYRHAVNAYFGSLTDEEREDAIIGQHMLYSVPEARGLLYSEYVHMIDLMADALVVRPKAPSDAAECRVIAGAIVGVLMAASDNTPLPEDALARSLDILAEKLHR
- a CDS encoding ABC transporter ATP-binding protein, translated to MTNDIAVACRGLTKDYGGGHGVCDLNLDVPRGEIFGLIGPNGAGKTTLIRLLMDFIRPDRGAATLLGMDTHRDSVELKRRIGYLPGELMQWPKVSAGYVIGLLAGLRGGVDEGYIESLAERLRLDLARHYEDLSHGNKQKVGLLQAFMARPELLILDEPTLGLDPLMQREFRLLIDEAAEAGATVLLSSHVLAEVELVCDRIALIHDGRLLEVGSLDELRAMRVHRIEAVFTGALDVAGLDRLPRVSEAAISDHRLTCSVQGSVTPLLERLAAANVVELDSREISLEEVFVRAVANESSAAAHR
- a CDS encoding ABC transporter permease subunit, which encodes MSPAQRLIADTIRERRRGAIIWILGGAAVMVVMALALESELARFEGGREALAASVQAGAEAMRLLRWPAERLDTLGGYITYHNVTLFAYFLSVYALVQGCRAIRGAETTQVLEPVLATGRPRTAVLLERAIGFGIVLLTIAVGLGAGLTLAMAMGGEPNAVGSFLTAVACGICAFVAYALGVAVSQLIGTARSAAGVVALAVTVLYLLTNIWDRIGALGVIRFVSPFYYFGQSRALVPGHGFSISAAVTSLAMSVALLGLAAWAFERRDVGAPLWVRRPGPLALPTRVQRPALRRLWSAILLRERTGLLVWVISAGFGMGLMAWLEPNVIDVWSKFGFTKNLSAIDPRFSPTDQYLSFAAEILAPILAALVVTRAAAWIADLDQGRVEIILSTPLSWARLVAQRLIALLVEAALVIVGAVAGLVIVAVAVGANVRIVGVLRLAATTYLLAVALGALAALLVAWLRTNVAVTAMSILFGASYVFLLLVLLFGWPDWLAKLSLFGAIGHPYLRAPPVEGLVFLAVLAIVSAAAAAAVAQRSPKVR
- a CDS encoding YbhB/YbcL family Raf kinase inhibitor-like protein; the encoded protein is MLGTLSVLAVVAAGLATAAAVSAAPAQFELTSPAFADNSQIPAEFSCHGRNVPPPLQWQNAPQGTQSLALVVDDPDAVGGLYIHWVVSGIPPSATGMVDGVLPEGAHVSANSGGSATYLGPCPPAGTGVHHYRFQLFALKNSLTLTPATPARTAVQTITGAALAVASTVGLFGA
- a CDS encoding ATP-binding protein yields the protein MGDGDQVASVDQLLDRAVAAINRGDQATAATLAGQVLAVDRGNPEAEDLLTPPPSGGEIRRLTILFVDLVDSTVMSTTLEPETCRTIVGRYHDLVHAVVERYAGHICSTKGDGLLAVFGHPEAHEDDAHRAVLAALEINREVTRLSEQAKRRFGVGIAARVGVHRGLVYLDIERDDIFGMAANVAQRVSTLAPSGAVVVSDAVVPLLGEVFELQERPPVSVKGVATPIAHHLVLGERADAARVGAGRGPLVGRERELTRLENSWRRAQEGTLRLPGVVFRGEPGIGKSRLAAAAVERVEASGAVVLELIGSPLHTDAGLYPVRTLLERRCGIDRTAGPAERLRLVRAEAAAQGLNPLRMVSLLAPVLGIPADAGYAPVRAEGRRLYDLITTAVEEYLLACFGRGAGLVIAEDVQWFDPSTLEVLGRLLEAGEGRLLVVITGQEGTWLPPGWPVKVFDLEPLTDEEIDTLITALNPRLSPQDRAAVRDRGDGIPFYIEQILQSVGDQRGRTEVPDALYEPLLARLHASANAVPVVEAAAVIGRRFDRGLLCAICTQSRDEIDDVLDQLEDALVIEPTGTDSWRFRGNLLHEVACELAPASVRKMLHSKAADALVRGSVGGDPDWRLVAGHYEQGERFDDAISAYRQASAAARRRGALAEARTYLTLAIAQLEHIAPGPGRDRREIGLRLERGLLAAAIEGNQNPTAVDDLERCLQLGGTDLHDDELVATMVALMVYYFTRADLNRVVRVLESLRTGFKQGKQWLGPVIEASFGVLEWFRGEFDASAVHLGHGTPELLSTTQLEIMWYQPNDPITTARLHLAMARFVHGDMKGAEEQLAQEARRLGELGFPQGRFSAAFADFVEIWMRIEAGQLHRAGVLAADLIDQAEQHGFDAWRLWGHVQLAAVNAAAAMDGHDTAELSAHIAGMTKLVDVLGRAGLNAYLTFFDGVLGRLLTAAGQLDRARDRFGTALARAEESGMHFYDAELLRLRAATHASPAAGQEDVSAALELARRQGATLFELRAALDDFDRRGEPARASVLGAVSRFPADSLCPEVRRAEAIVHCVE
- a CDS encoding LppW family protein, with protein sequence MRRRLVDRATTMAIVCAVLLVNGCEAQVRGAPPVDGDSPHAAVVTQEPPTSALPEAAPTQPAASFDGLDARTRQATADAASSGADIEAVVLDRATGQVVSNGIDTPFPIASVVKLFIADDLLLQESQGATKLSAAERQALDTMLRSSDDGAAQTFWDRSGGDAIIDRVVARYGLTGTTAPDNGHWDVTQSTASDLVRYYAKLLDGTGGLPAEQANVIMDDLAHSTPTGTDGYPQRFGIPDGLYAEPVAVKQGWFCCWNGAAQLHVSTGVIGPDRRYVMAISSLDPSDAEAARATVTQAVKTMFPGGKI